The Chryseobacterium indologenes genomic sequence CACCTGCTCTTCGGCAGGTTCGGACGGTAACTGCAAGCCGTCCTTTTTAACGCCGTCCACCATCAGGTTCATCATCATTTCCTCGTTAATGTCCGGCGTGACTTTTCTTTTATTGTCTTTTTCCATAGCACTACAATTGAATGATGTTTAAAAATTCACTGATGAACAGGTCTAACTGGCAGGCTTTCATCAAACGCTCATCGGGAGGCATTACCGTAGAACGGAAAACCGTTTTGCTGTCCGCTTCGCTTTCCTTGCGAAAACGGGTGCTGTTCTTGATTTGGCTTTGCATCAGGCTTAACCCTAGTTGCCCGATAAGCTGATTGTACACGTCATATAAGGGTGTGCTTTCCCTGCCGTCCACTTGGTTCCAAAACAGGTTAATGCTTTGTATGGAAGTTTCGCCTTTTTTCATAATCACGTCCTGTAAAAGCTGCGTGAAGATGAGCGTACTTTCCATTACCACACGGTCTGCCGTGATAGGCGTAAAAATGTGGTGCATACCTGCCAACGCTTTCAGGATGCCGGGCGTGTTCACGGTTCCGGGCAGGTCGAAGAACAGCACATCAAGCGGAACAGGGGAAGTGTTTACAAATTCGTGCGCCGCATCGAGTACGCTATCCGCTTTGTGCTGCATAATGGGATAGGCTTTTTTATTGATGGTGGTAAACTGCTTATATGCCAGTTTTTTCAACGCCTCATTTTCCATTACCATTGCCAAATCACGGGTTTTCATTTTCATCAGGCTGTGCTGCGGAAAATCCGCATCAAAAACGGCTACGTTGTAGCCCAACCGATAGTGCATCGTACTGGCGACAAGCGTGGTAAATGTGCTTTTGCCAACACCGCCTTTTTGAGAAGAAAAAGCGACAAACAGAGGTTTCTTTCTTGTGTCCATATTTTTAAAATTTAAAGTTTACATCTTACTGTTTTCAGTCTTGCAGGCTTTCAGCCGTGCAGTCCTGATTTCGTGCTGTCTTTCTTGCAGGATAGCTATCAGGCTTGCCTGCGGGAATTGCTGATTGCC encodes the following:
- a CDS encoding ParA family protein produces the protein MDTRKKPLFVAFSSQKGGVGKSTFTTLVASTMHYRLGYNVAVFDADFPQHSLMKMKTRDLAMVMENEALKKLAYKQFTTINKKAYPIMQHKADSVLDAAHEFVNTSPVPLDVLFFDLPGTVNTPGILKALAGMHHIFTPITADRVVMESTLIFTQLLQDVIMKKGETSIQSINLFWNQVDGRESTPLYDVYNQLIGQLGLSLMQSQIKNSTRFRKESEADSKTVFRSTVMPPDERLMKACQLDLFISEFLNIIQL